The Streptomyces sp. NBC_01275 genome has a segment encoding these proteins:
- a CDS encoding dipeptide/oligopeptide/nickel ABC transporter ATP-binding protein gives MNPLLDVRDLVVRYGSFTAVDRVSFALEPGETLALDGPSGCGKSSTALAVLQLRRPNAGQVMFEGRELTTLTERELRPLRPRMQPVFQDPYGSLSPRHRIRDAVAEPLKAQGRWSAADGPARVAELLDRVGLDPSYGDRRPDELSGGQCQRAGIARALASEPRLLVLDEPVSALDPSVRAGVLNLLADLQDELGLGYLFICHDRAVVRHFADRVLEMRDGRISSPQPRQPRQPPRRP, from the coding sequence ATGAACCCCCTGCTCGACGTCCGCGACCTCGTCGTGCGCTACGGCTCGTTCACCGCCGTCGACCGCGTCTCCTTCGCCCTGGAACCGGGCGAGACCCTCGCCCTCGACGGCCCGTCCGGCTGCGGCAAGTCCTCCACCGCGCTCGCGGTACTCCAGTTGCGCCGCCCGAACGCGGGCCAAGTCATGTTCGAGGGACGGGAGTTGACGACCCTCACCGAACGCGAGCTGCGCCCGCTGCGTCCCCGTATGCAACCGGTCTTCCAGGACCCCTACGGCTCCCTCAGCCCCCGCCACCGCATCCGCGACGCGGTGGCGGAGCCGCTGAAGGCGCAGGGACGCTGGAGCGCGGCCGACGGCCCGGCCCGGGTGGCCGAGCTGCTCGACCGGGTCGGCCTGGACCCGTCGTACGGCGACCGGCGGCCCGACGAGCTGTCCGGCGGTCAGTGCCAGCGCGCCGGCATCGCCCGCGCGCTCGCCTCCGAGCCGCGCCTGCTGGTCCTCGACGAACCGGTGTCGGCCCTGGACCCGTCCGTACGGGCCGGAGTGCTGAACCTGCTGGCCGATCTCCAGGACGAGCTGGGCCTCGGCTATCTGTTCATCTGCCACGACCGGGCCGTCGTACGGCACTTCGCGGACCGGGTTCTGGAGATGC